In one Carassius carassius chromosome 14, fCarCar2.1, whole genome shotgun sequence genomic region, the following are encoded:
- the LOC132156822 gene encoding G-protein coupled receptor 4-like, with protein MKNHFNVSALDSLSAPAIVGNACGIDFSQDGIFLPILYGIFFIIGTPLNLLALFGLYKLIQSENVLPVYVINLLIADLIQLLTLPLWMDYYANGHYWRFGPRSCQFMGMFFYISIYAGVFFMCIIALERHLAIARPLRFKHLRNLKFSRWIALGIWILIAVPPAIAFDKLFPKQGNYTLCIEKYPSEGSFITYRLITLLVSFIIPLSFIVGLHRETVRSLMAINSLLSEEKRSIRGLLTLLVAVFVTVLGPYHLIGCVKYVGLLVHSSPCIWEKAVFVPYQLGRGFLSLNSLLDPVFYIFLRRDFRAAAGKYLPCLRRVRNRSYRTEKATSSTLDCD; from the coding sequence ATGAAGAACCACTTCAATGTTAGCGCCCTCGACAGCTTGAGTGCACCAGCGATTGTGGGAAATGCTTGTGGAATCGACTTTAGTCAAGACGGCATCTTCCTTCCCATCTTGTATGGAATCTTCTTCATTATCGGCACTCCTTTAAACCTGTTGGCACTCTTTGGGCTCTACAAACTCATCCAGTCAGAGAATGTCCTACCTGTGTACGTCATAAACCTTCTGATCGCAGATCTAATTCAACTTCTGACTTTGCCTTTGTGGATGGACTACTATGCAAACGGACACTACTGGCGCTTCGGACCCCGGAGCTGTCAGTTCATGGGTATGTTTTTTTACATTAGCATTTATGCGGGCGTCTTCTTCATGTGTATCATTGCTCTAGAACGTCACCTGGCCATCGCTAGACCTCTCAGGTTCAAGCATCTCCGTAATTTGAAGTTTTCTCGCTGGATAGCACTTGGCATTTGGATTCTTATTGCGGTGCCTCCTGCCATTGCGTTCGACAAGCTCTTTCCCAAGCAGGGAAATTACACTCTTTGTATCGAGAAGTATCCCTCAGAGGGCAGTTTTATCACCTACAGGCTGATTACTCTGCTTGTGTCCTTCATCATACCCCTGAGCTTCATTGTTGGTCTCCACAGAGAGACCGTCCGCTCGCTGATGGCAATCAACTCACTTTTATCCGAGGAGAAGAGGAGTATCAGGGGTCTGCTCACCCTTCTGGTGGCCGTATTTGTCACGGTGCTGGGGCCCTATCATTTAATCGGCTGTGTGAAGTACGTGGGACTGCTGGTACACAGCAGTCCATGCATTTGGGAGAAGGCAGTGTTTGTGCCCTATCAGTTAGGACGAGGCTTTCTGAGCCTTAACAGCTTGCTGGATCCTGTGTTTTACATCTTTCTCCGCAGAGACTTTCGTGCTGCTGCTGGGAAGTACTTGCCCTGCCTGAGGAGAGTGAGAAACAGATCGTATCGGACAGAGAAAGCGACAAGCTCCACTCTAGACTGTGACTGA